The Candidatus Accumulibacter similis genome has a segment encoding these proteins:
- a CDS encoding hemolysin III family protein codes for MYHGEKLNAWTHLLGAVLALVGGVVLIVLAARTGDPWKIVSVSIYGATLVLLYSFSTLYHSFRGRAKEIFQKLDHQSIYLLIAGSYTPFCLVTLRGPWGWSLLAVVWGLAVVGSVQEFWLKSEARVLSVVIYVVMGWAVLAALLPLLRALGTAGFVWLAVGGVAYTVGIIFYALDSRLPHAHGIWHLFVLAGSAAQYVAILLYVL; via the coding sequence ATGTACCATGGTGAAAAACTCAATGCTTGGACGCATCTGCTCGGGGCGGTGCTGGCGCTGGTCGGCGGGGTCGTCCTGATCGTGCTCGCGGCGCGGACCGGCGACCCGTGGAAGATCGTCAGCGTTTCGATCTACGGGGCGACCCTCGTCCTCCTCTACAGCTTCTCGACCCTGTACCACAGCTTTCGTGGCCGTGCCAAGGAGATCTTCCAGAAGCTCGACCACCAGAGCATCTATCTGCTGATCGCCGGCAGCTACACGCCTTTCTGCCTCGTCACCCTGCGCGGCCCCTGGGGCTGGTCGCTGCTCGCCGTCGTCTGGGGTCTGGCGGTCGTCGGCTCGGTGCAGGAATTCTGGCTGAAGAGCGAGGCGCGCGTGCTGTCGGTGGTGATCTATGTCGTCATGGGCTGGGCGGTGCTGGCGGCGCTGCTGCCCCTGCTGCGGGCGCTCGGCACCGCCGGCTTCGTCTGGCTGGCAGTCGGTGGCGTGGCCTACACGGTGGGAATCATTTTCTACGCGCTCGACTCGCGGTTGCCGCACGCGCACGGCATCTGGCACCTTTTCGTTCTCGCCGGCAGCGCTGCCCAGTACGTCGCCATCCTGCTCTACGTGCTCTGA
- a CDS encoding GTPase domain-containing protein codes for MSADARAVALSLISHTNAGKTTLARTLLGRDVGEVRDAAHVTTEATPYPLIDTAEGDALLLWDTPGFGDSARLARRLAQQGNPIGWFLSQVWDRFRDQPFYLSQQAVRNVRDEADVVLYLVNAAESPADAGYLAPELDVLAWIGRPVVVLLNQTGPPRPRTEEQADVERWHAALGDRPFVRQVLALDAFARCWVQEIVLLRALASAIAADKAAAYQRLVAAWTSRRERQFAQAMAALATAIAGAACDSETLATPRLRDQLRTALRSVIAGDDEDVERQRAAHALASRLDDRLRASTDRLLVIHGLAGHAADAVRARISEHLRTQAPLHTGKAAAVGGVVSGALSGLAADLAAGGLTFGAGTLLGALAGAAGGAGVARGVNALRGRSATRLGWDDELLERLVVSALLRYLAIAHFGRGRGEWSESEYPPFWRELVEELVAARRPALAALWEQRPPAGKATSTSEDMLAASLCRLLADTARAVLERLYPGAISGAASD; via the coding sequence ATGAGCGCCGACGCCCGCGCCGTCGCCCTGTCGCTGATCTCGCACACCAATGCCGGCAAGACGACGCTGGCGCGCACCTTGCTCGGGCGCGACGTCGGCGAGGTGCGCGACGCCGCACACGTCACCACCGAGGCGACCCCCTACCCGCTGATCGACACCGCCGAGGGCGATGCACTGCTGCTCTGGGATACCCCCGGTTTTGGCGACAGTGCGCGCCTGGCACGACGGCTGGCACAGCAGGGGAATCCGATCGGCTGGTTCCTGTCGCAAGTCTGGGACCGTTTTCGCGACCAGCCCTTCTACCTCTCGCAACAGGCGGTGCGCAACGTTCGCGACGAGGCCGATGTCGTCCTCTACCTGGTGAACGCCGCCGAGTCCCCCGCCGACGCCGGCTACCTGGCGCCCGAGCTCGACGTGCTGGCGTGGATCGGCCGGCCGGTCGTCGTCCTGCTCAACCAGACCGGACCGCCCCGGCCACGCACGGAGGAGCAGGCGGACGTCGAACGCTGGCACGCGGCGCTCGGGGACCGACCCTTCGTCCGCCAAGTGCTGGCGCTGGACGCCTTCGCCCGTTGCTGGGTGCAGGAGATCGTCCTCCTGCGGGCACTCGCATCGGCGATCGCTGCCGACAAGGCTGCCGCCTACCAGCGTCTGGTCGCCGCCTGGACGAGCCGGCGCGAGCGGCAGTTCGCGCAGGCGATGGCGGCCCTGGCGACGGCAATCGCCGGCGCCGCCTGCGACAGCGAAACGCTCGCCACCCCGCGCCTGCGCGACCAGCTGCGCACGGCGCTGCGCTCGGTGATCGCCGGTGACGACGAAGACGTCGAGCGGCAGCGCGCCGCGCACGCGCTGGCCAGCCGCCTCGACGACCGCCTGCGTGCCAGCACCGATCGCCTGCTCGTCATCCACGGCCTCGCCGGCCACGCCGCCGACGCAGTCCGTGCGCGCATCAGCGAGCACCTGCGGACGCAGGCACCGCTGCACACCGGCAAGGCCGCTGCGGTTGGTGGCGTCGTCTCCGGTGCCCTCTCCGGGCTGGCAGCCGACCTCGCCGCCGGCGGCCTGACCTTCGGCGCCGGCACGCTGCTCGGTGCGCTCGCCGGCGCCGCCGGCGGTGCCGGTGTGGCGCGCGGCGTCAACGCGCTGCGCGGCCGCAGCGCGACACGGCTCGGCTGGGACGACGAACTGCTCGAGCGCCTGGTCGTCTCGGCCTTGCTGCGCTATCTGGCGATTGCCCACTTCGGCCGCGGCCGCGGCGAGTGGTCGGAAAGCGAATACCCGCCGTTCTGGCGCGAACTGGTCGAGGAACTGGTCGCCGCCCGCCGCCCGGCCCTGGCCGCTCTCTGGGAGCAGCGGCCGCCCGCCGGCAAGGCGACGAGCACCAGCGAGGACATGCTCGCGGCAAGCCTGTGCCGACTGCTCGCCGACACCGCGCGCGCGGTGCTCGAACGGCTCTACCCGGGCGCGATCAGCGGCGCGGCAAGCGATTGA
- the katG gene encoding catalase/peroxidase HPI, protein MSENGKCPMTGRSAAATAGRGTSNRQWWPGQLNLGILHQHAPASNPLGADFNYAEEFRKLDFAALKQDLYALMTDSQDWWPADWGHYGGLFIRMAWHSAGTYRTADGRGGAGTGNQRFAPVNSWPDNGNLDKARRLLWPIKQKYGNRISWADLMILAGNCALESMGFRTFGFAAGRPDIWQPEEDIYWGREETWLGNARYEGERDLEKPLAAVQMGLIYVNPEGPDGNPDPVASGRDVRETFARMAMNDEETVALVAGGHTFGKAHGAGDPALVGPEPEAAPIEEQGLGWINRFGTGKGADTTTSGIEGAWKPNPTRWDNGYFEMLFGYEWELVKSPAGAWQWLARDVREEHMIPDAHDPTKNHRPMMTTADLSLRFDPIYEPIARRFREDPQAFADAFARAWFKLTHRDMGPKARYLGPEVPAEDLIWQDPLPAVDHPLIDSGDIAAIKARVLASGLSVAELVSTAWASASTFRGSDMRGGANGARIRLAPQKDWEANQPAQLARVLGILEAIRQDFNGTRTNGRRVSLADLIVLAGCAAVEAAAAAAGHAVDVPFIPGRSDASQEQTDVESFAVLEPEADGFRNYQKKASSVPAEELLLDRAQLLTLSAPEMTVLVGGLRVLGANVGGSSHGVFTTRCGSLSNDFFVNLLDMGTVWKPMSAAADTFAGCDRRTGAQRWTGTRVDLVFGSNSQLRALAEVYAQDDAQDRFVRDFVAAWNKVMNLDRFDVT, encoded by the coding sequence ATGAGTGAGAACGGCAAGTGCCCGATGACAGGAAGATCCGCTGCAGCAACCGCGGGCAGAGGCACATCGAATCGACAGTGGTGGCCCGGGCAGCTCAACCTCGGCATCCTGCACCAGCACGCCCCGGCCTCGAACCCGCTCGGTGCCGATTTCAACTACGCCGAGGAGTTCCGAAAGCTCGATTTCGCGGCGCTGAAGCAGGATCTGTACGCGCTGATGACCGACTCACAGGACTGGTGGCCGGCCGACTGGGGCCATTACGGCGGCCTCTTCATCCGCATGGCGTGGCACAGCGCCGGCACCTACCGCACCGCAGACGGACGTGGCGGCGCCGGCACCGGCAACCAGCGTTTTGCACCGGTCAACAGCTGGCCCGACAACGGCAACCTGGACAAGGCACGCCGCCTGCTCTGGCCGATCAAGCAGAAGTACGGCAACCGGATCTCCTGGGCCGACCTGATGATTCTCGCCGGCAACTGCGCGCTGGAGTCGATGGGCTTCAGGACCTTCGGTTTCGCTGCTGGCCGTCCCGACATCTGGCAGCCCGAGGAAGACATCTACTGGGGCCGGGAAGAAACGTGGCTGGGCAATGCCCGCTACGAGGGCGAACGCGATCTGGAAAAGCCGCTGGCCGCGGTGCAGATGGGCCTGATCTATGTGAACCCGGAAGGACCCGACGGCAACCCGGACCCCGTAGCCTCGGGCCGCGACGTGCGCGAGACCTTCGCCCGCATGGCGATGAACGACGAGGAGACCGTTGCCCTCGTCGCCGGCGGCCACACCTTCGGCAAAGCGCACGGCGCTGGCGACCCGGCGCTGGTCGGGCCGGAACCGGAGGCAGCGCCCATCGAGGAGCAGGGCCTCGGCTGGATCAACCGTTTCGGCACCGGCAAGGGAGCGGACACGACCACGAGTGGCATCGAAGGCGCATGGAAGCCCAACCCGACGAGATGGGACAACGGCTACTTCGAGATGCTCTTCGGCTACGAGTGGGAGCTGGTGAAGAGCCCGGCCGGCGCCTGGCAGTGGCTGGCGCGGGATGTCAGGGAAGAACACATGATTCCCGACGCCCACGATCCGACGAAGAACCACCGGCCGATGATGACCACCGCCGACCTGTCATTGCGTTTCGATCCCATCTATGAACCGATCGCCCGCCGCTTCCGCGAGGATCCACAGGCTTTCGCCGATGCGTTCGCCCGCGCCTGGTTCAAGCTGACCCACCGCGACATGGGTCCCAAGGCGCGCTACCTGGGCCCCGAGGTGCCGGCCGAAGACCTCATCTGGCAGGATCCGCTGCCCGCCGTCGATCACCCACTGATTGACTCCGGCGACATCGCCGCGATCAAGGCCAGGGTGCTGGCCTCGGGCCTGTCGGTAGCCGAACTGGTGTCGACCGCCTGGGCCTCGGCCTCCACCTTCCGCGGCTCGGACATGCGCGGCGGTGCCAACGGCGCGCGGATTCGCCTGGCGCCGCAGAAGGACTGGGAAGCCAATCAGCCGGCGCAACTGGCCAGGGTGCTGGGCATCCTCGAAGCCATCCGGCAGGACTTCAACGGCACCCGGACGAACGGCCGGCGCGTCTCGCTGGCGGACCTGATCGTCCTCGCCGGCTGCGCCGCCGTCGAAGCGGCGGCCGCCGCTGCCGGACACGCTGTCGACGTGCCCTTCATCCCGGGCCGCAGCGACGCCTCGCAGGAACAGACCGATGTGGAATCGTTCGCCGTGCTCGAGCCCGAGGCCGACGGTTTCCGCAATTACCAGAAGAAGGCCTCGTCCGTTCCTGCCGAGGAACTGCTGCTGGACAGGGCGCAGCTGCTGACCCTCAGCGCCCCCGAAATGACGGTGCTCGTCGGCGGCCTGCGCGTGCTGGGTGCCAACGTCGGCGGTTCGTCGCATGGCGTCTTCACGACACGCTGCGGCAGCCTGAGCAACGACTTCTTCGTGAACCTGCTCGACATGGGCACGGTGTGGAAGCCCATGTCCGCTGCCGCGGACACGTTCGCAGGATGCGACCGCAGGACAGGCGCGCAGCGGTGGACCGGCACCCGCGTGGACCTGGTTTTCGGCTCCAACTCCCAACTGCGGGCGCTGGCCGAAGTCTACGCGCAGGACGACGCCCAGGACCGGTTCGTGCGCGATTTCGTCGCGGCCTGGAACAAGGTCATGAACCTGGACCGCTTCGATGTCACCTGA
- a CDS encoding D-amino acid dehydrogenase, whose amino-acid sequence MSQHVCIVGAGIVGLFSAWRLLREGYRVTLLESRDGPGLATSFANGAQLSYSYVAPLAEPAALGRFPGYLLDASAPLCFRPSLSPRFWHWCCRFAAHCTTARARQTTRQLLALGFLSRRCLHALLHESPAAALHYRQNGKLVVYRDADAYHAAQRQLSLQAQFGCEQFALDAAECAAVEPALAGLEERLAGGIHTPSEDVIDSHALCVHLAALIGSGGGEIRYGAPVRGRRLAGRRIAALLVPDAEIVADHFVLTGGLESRDLLAGMGLRVPLLGLKGYSLTLDCARGVAPALSITDSRNKIVFARLGDRLRVAGMVDMGNERTDIPARRLATLIRQAREVFPQAGDYEQATPWAGLRPATPSGRPLIDRIGHDNLYVNIGHGALGLTLAAGSADLLADCLSGRQCCIDPAPFLLASA is encoded by the coding sequence ATGAGCCAACATGTCTGTATCGTCGGTGCTGGCATCGTCGGGCTGTTTTCCGCCTGGCGACTTCTGCGCGAGGGTTATCGCGTGACGCTGCTCGAGAGCCGCGACGGCCCCGGCCTGGCGACGAGTTTCGCCAACGGCGCACAGTTGTCGTACAGCTACGTCGCGCCGCTGGCCGAACCGGCAGCCCTCGGCCGCTTTCCAGGCTACCTGCTCGACGCCAGCGCACCGCTCTGCTTCCGGCCGTCGCTGTCGCCCCGCTTCTGGCACTGGTGCTGCCGCTTCGCGGCCCACTGCACGACGGCGCGCGCGCGGCAGACGACGCGCCAATTGCTGGCGCTGGGCTTCCTGTCGCGCCGCTGCCTGCACGCACTGCTGCACGAGTCGCCCGCAGCGGCGCTGCACTATCGGCAGAACGGCAAGCTCGTCGTGTATCGCGATGCCGACGCCTATCACGCCGCACAGAGGCAACTCAGCCTGCAGGCGCAGTTCGGCTGCGAGCAGTTCGCCCTTGACGCCGCCGAATGTGCTGCCGTCGAGCCGGCGCTGGCAGGACTGGAGGAGCGGCTCGCCGGCGGCATCCACACACCATCCGAGGACGTCATCGACAGCCACGCGCTGTGCGTGCACCTCGCGGCGCTGATCGGCAGTGGCGGCGGCGAAATCCGTTACGGAGCCCCGGTACGCGGGCGGCGGTTGGCGGGGAGACGCATCGCGGCATTGCTGGTGCCCGATGCGGAGATCGTTGCCGACCACTTCGTTCTCACCGGTGGTCTCGAGAGCCGCGATCTGCTCGCCGGCATGGGGCTGCGGGTCCCGCTGCTCGGCCTCAAGGGCTACTCGCTGACGCTCGACTGCGCTCGCGGCGTGGCGCCCGCGCTGTCGATCACCGACAGCCGGAACAAGATCGTCTTCGCCCGCCTCGGCGACCGCCTGCGCGTCGCCGGGATGGTCGACATGGGCAACGAGCGCACCGACATTCCGGCGCGCCGGCTGGCGACGCTCATTCGCCAGGCGCGCGAGGTCTTTCCGCAGGCGGGCGACTACGAGCAGGCGACGCCGTGGGCAGGCCTGCGGCCGGCGACCCCTTCCGGGCGGCCGCTGATCGACCGCATTGGCCATGACAACCTGTATGTGAACATCGGCCACGGTGCCCTCGGCCTGACGCTGGCCGCAGGCAGCGCCGACCTGCTGGCAGATTGCCTCAGCGGCCGCCAATGCTGCATCGATCCGGCCCCGTTCCTCCTCGCCAGCGCCTGA
- a CDS encoding DUF1318 domain-containing protein, whose amino-acid sequence MKRLLLLLAFLALPAAAAPSPDQVNLDLGTPPVVIVKHSLAQRASRLVRFYDAGIIGLGADGMVKLRDASRLNLAQRQIAEKLIDNENPDRNSLIYALAEGHGGQGWEPAVRAAQIQRWKAQWHSGWWVEDAQGRWSIKP is encoded by the coding sequence ATGAAACGCCTTCTGCTGCTGCTCGCCTTTCTCGCCCTGCCGGCTGCCGCGGCGCCGAGCCCCGACCAGGTCAATCTCGATCTCGGGACGCCACCGGTGGTGATCGTCAAACACAGCCTCGCGCAGCGCGCCTCGCGCCTCGTCCGCTTCTACGATGCCGGCATCATCGGTCTCGGTGCCGACGGCATGGTGAAGCTGCGCGATGCGAGCCGGCTCAACCTGGCGCAACGCCAGATCGCCGAGAAGCTGATCGACAACGAGAACCCCGACCGCAACTCGCTGATCTACGCGCTCGCCGAGGGGCATGGTGGACAGGGCTGGGAGCCGGCGGTGCGCGCTGCGCAGATCCAGCGCTGGAAGGCGCAATGGCACTCCGGGTGGTGGGTCGAGGACGCGCAGGGCCGGTGGTCGATCAAGCCCTGA
- a CDS encoding DUF2868 domain-containing protein, protein MRPIKYSVPESEAIEIVAVRAFETADGSHALWSDADRAWASRAAAEAVGEGAADAEFLAERARLALGRIGERFPVILRAVRALRWRPWLPGTIAVFAFLGGLLVDRIGGGQRINVLMPPVLALLAWNLVVYLLLLVRLCLRRPGDSLPQPWRRAIGRIATGLRQPHPGAELGVAVGRLSGDWSRLSAALHGARAARTLHLAAALLAAGVLAGCYLRGIALAYQADWESTFLAAADVHRLLAIALAPGAALSGIPVPTAGEIEAIRAPASENAARWLHLLGATVVAVVIVPRLVLALLAWLVERRRSAGLPIDFAEPYFDRLLRDYRGGPLRLRVVPYSYTLPPAAANGLERVVARALGGNTLLTIAPPVRYGDEDALLDAGTRNGSGDLVALFNATATPEREAHGAFLQALGQHSGANGRLVALVDEGSFLARGRETVRVEARRAAWRELCATLRIGCVFADLATIATAGSSGAASLGEAASALADSLGGHSR, encoded by the coding sequence ATGCGGCCCATCAAGTATTCCGTCCCTGAATCGGAAGCGATCGAGATCGTTGCGGTGCGGGCTTTCGAGACGGCCGACGGTTCGCATGCGCTGTGGTCCGATGCCGACCGCGCCTGGGCCAGCCGGGCCGCCGCCGAGGCCGTCGGCGAAGGAGCAGCGGACGCGGAGTTCCTCGCCGAGCGCGCGCGGCTGGCGCTCGGGCGCATCGGCGAGCGGTTCCCGGTCATCCTGCGCGCCGTGCGCGCGCTGCGCTGGCGGCCCTGGCTGCCCGGCACGATTGCCGTCTTCGCCTTCCTCGGCGGCCTGCTGGTCGACCGCATCGGCGGTGGCCAGCGAATCAACGTGCTGATGCCGCCGGTGCTGGCACTGCTCGCCTGGAACCTCGTCGTCTACCTGCTGCTGTTGGTGCGCCTGTGCCTGCGCCGCCCCGGCGATTCGCTGCCGCAACCGTGGCGCAGAGCCATTGGCCGGATCGCGACGGGGCTGCGGCAGCCGCATCCAGGAGCCGAACTCGGGGTTGCCGTCGGCCGCCTGAGCGGCGACTGGAGCCGCCTCTCGGCAGCACTGCACGGCGCCCGCGCCGCGCGCACCCTGCACCTGGCGGCGGCGCTGCTGGCGGCCGGCGTGCTCGCCGGCTGCTACCTGCGCGGCATCGCCCTCGCCTACCAGGCGGACTGGGAGAGCACCTTTCTCGCTGCCGCCGACGTGCATCGGCTGCTCGCCATCGCGCTCGCGCCCGGCGCCGCGCTGAGCGGGATTCCCGTGCCGACGGCGGGCGAGATCGAAGCCATCCGCGCGCCCGCCAGCGAGAACGCCGCGCGCTGGCTGCACCTGCTGGGGGCAACAGTCGTCGCTGTCGTCATCGTCCCGCGCCTCGTGCTGGCGCTGCTCGCCTGGCTCGTCGAGCGCCGCCGTTCGGCCGGCCTGCCGATCGACTTCGCTGAACCGTACTTCGATCGCCTCCTGCGTGACTACCGCGGCGGGCCGCTGCGACTGCGTGTCGTACCCTACAGCTACACGCTGCCGCCCGCCGCGGCAAACGGCCTCGAACGGGTCGTCGCCCGCGCGCTCGGCGGCAACACCCTGCTGACGATCGCCCCGCCGGTGCGCTACGGTGACGAGGATGCGCTGCTCGATGCCGGCACGCGCAACGGCAGCGGCGACCTCGTCGCCCTGTTCAATGCCACGGCGACGCCGGAACGCGAGGCGCACGGCGCTTTCCTGCAGGCGCTCGGCCAGCACAGCGGCGCCAACGGACGCCTCGTCGCGCTGGTCGACGAGGGCAGCTTTCTCGCCCGTGGCCGCGAGACGGTGCGAGTCGAGGCACGCCGCGCTGCCTGGCGCGAACTGTGCGCGACGCTGCGGATCGGCTGCGTCTTCGCCGACCTGGCAACGATCGCCACCGCCGGCAGCAGCGGCGCCGCCAGCCTCGGCGAAGCGGCCAGCGCGCTCGCCGACAGCCTCGGGGGGCACAGCCGATGA
- a CDS encoding copper chaperone PCu(A)C, with amino-acid sequence MISASLLLFGLGSAAALAADVEVRNAWVRGTVAGQQATGAFMDISSKSGATLVGASSPAAAVTEIHEMKMDGQVMRMRAVPRLELPAGKTVQLGPSGYHVMLIRLKQPLQKGESVPLALQVEGKDRKVETIEVKAEVRDLTAAASPAGEHSH; translated from the coding sequence ATGATTTCCGCGTCGCTGCTGCTTTTCGGCCTTGGCTCGGCCGCGGCACTGGCCGCCGATGTCGAAGTGCGCAACGCCTGGGTGCGTGGTACCGTCGCCGGCCAGCAGGCCACCGGCGCGTTCATGGACATCAGCAGCAAGTCCGGCGCGACGCTGGTCGGCGCCAGCAGCCCCGCCGCCGCCGTGACCGAGATCCACGAAATGAAGATGGACGGCCAGGTGATGCGGATGCGCGCCGTTCCGCGCCTCGAGCTGCCGGCCGGCAAGACGGTGCAGCTCGGCCCGAGCGGCTACCACGTGATGTTGATCCGGCTCAAGCAGCCGTTGCAGAAGGGCGAATCGGTACCGCTGGCGCTGCAGGTCGAAGGCAAGGACCGCAAGGTCGAGACGATCGAGGTCAAGGCCGAGGTGCGCGACCTCACCGCCGCTGCTTCGCCGGCGGGCGAACACAGCCACTGA
- a CDS encoding amino acid ABC transporter substrate-binding protein: MLKRTLLLAGLAASLALAAPVSASESALSRIKQSGTLKLGYRENSVPFSFTGDDKQPRGYSVDLCRLVADDIGKQLNLPKLDVRWVPVTAHSRFTALKNGEIDLECGNTTQTISRRADFDFSLMTFVDGAGLLFREGEVPTTVESLKGQRVAVVADTTTEKTLDQMIKAGKLGMLLIRVPDHDAAIRALTDKTATAYAADRTVLVTTALIRGKGQPFALAEMQFSYEPYGLMMRRDDDLRLAVDRTLARLYRSGEIGPIVKRWFEPFGKPGDALQAMFLLNGLPE; this comes from the coding sequence ATGCTGAAAAGAACCCTGCTGCTTGCCGGTCTTGCCGCGAGTCTTGCCCTTGCCGCGCCGGTCAGCGCGTCGGAATCGGCCCTCTCGCGGATCAAGCAGAGCGGCACGCTGAAGCTCGGCTACCGCGAAAACTCGGTCCCCTTCTCGTTCACCGGCGACGACAAACAGCCGCGTGGCTACAGCGTCGACCTCTGCCGCCTCGTCGCCGACGACATCGGCAAGCAGTTGAACCTGCCGAAGCTCGACGTTCGCTGGGTGCCGGTGACGGCCCACAGCCGCTTCACGGCGCTGAAGAACGGCGAGATCGACCTCGAATGCGGCAACACGACACAGACCATTTCGCGTCGGGCCGACTTCGATTTCAGCCTGATGACCTTCGTCGACGGTGCCGGCCTGCTTTTCCGCGAGGGCGAGGTGCCGACCACGGTCGAATCGCTGAAAGGCCAGCGGGTGGCGGTCGTCGCCGACACGACGACCGAGAAGACGCTCGACCAGATGATCAAGGCGGGCAAGCTCGGCATGCTGCTGATCCGGGTGCCGGACCACGACGCGGCGATCAGGGCGCTGACCGACAAGACTGCGACTGCCTACGCTGCCGATCGCACCGTCCTCGTCACGACGGCGCTGATTCGTGGCAAGGGGCAGCCGTTCGCGCTGGCCGAGATGCAGTTCAGCTACGAGCCCTACGGCCTGATGATGCGCCGCGATGACGATCTCCGGCTGGCGGTGGACCGGACGCTGGCCCGCCTCTATCGCTCGGGCGAGATCGGCCCGATCGTCAAGCGCTGGTTCGAGCCCTTCGGCAAGCCGGGCGATGCGTTGCAGGCCATGTTCCTGCTCAACGGCCTGCCCGAGTAA
- a CDS encoding SCO family protein, giving the protein MKTLPTLARLLLLLNLLLAACSGPPGFKSTDISGVDWGKELALTDHHGQPRRLADFKGKAVIVFFGYTQCPDVCPTTLLSMRDVVDRLGSDGQRVQVLFVTLDPARDTQQLLAEYVTAFNPGFIGLRGDEATTAAAAREFKVFHARQPGSTPDSYSIDHSTGSYAFDPQGRLRLLVRHGEAPENVAADLRLLLAGK; this is encoded by the coding sequence ATGAAGACATTGCCGACCCTCGCCCGCCTGCTCCTGCTCCTCAACCTCTTGCTCGCCGCCTGCTCGGGGCCGCCGGGCTTCAAGTCGACCGACATCTCCGGCGTCGACTGGGGCAAGGAACTGGCGCTCACCGACCACCACGGCCAACCGCGCCGGCTGGCCGACTTCAAGGGCAAGGCGGTGATCGTCTTCTTCGGCTACACGCAATGTCCGGATGTCTGCCCGACGACGCTGCTGTCGATGCGCGACGTGGTCGATCGTCTCGGCAGCGACGGCCAACGCGTGCAGGTTCTCTTCGTCACGCTTGACCCGGCGCGTGACACGCAGCAGTTGCTCGCCGAATACGTGACCGCATTCAACCCGGGTTTCATCGGCCTGCGCGGCGACGAGGCGACAACCGCGGCGGCGGCGCGGGAATTCAAGGTCTTCCATGCGAGGCAACCGGGCAGTACCCCTGACAGCTACAGCATCGATCACTCGACCGGCAGTTACGCTTTCGACCCGCAGGGCCGCCTGCGGCTGCTCGTCCGTCACGGCGAGGCACCCGAGAATGTCGCCGCCGACCTGCGGCTGCTGCTTGCCGGCAAGTGA
- a CDS encoding GFA family protein translates to MTLSGRCLCGAIRYQLSGTPRVVALCHCRDCRRSAGAPVVAWAMFPENALTMTQGQPKTINSSGTAMRSFCADCGTGLFYRNAAVLPGIVDVQSATLDDPEALPPTVQVQTAERLDWMQHVHELPGFERFPS, encoded by the coding sequence ATGACCCTTTCCGGACGGTGCCTGTGTGGCGCCATTCGCTATCAGCTTTCGGGTACGCCCAGGGTCGTCGCCTTGTGTCATTGTCGCGACTGCCGGCGAAGCGCGGGCGCGCCGGTGGTGGCTTGGGCAATGTTTCCCGAGAACGCCCTGACCATGACGCAAGGACAGCCGAAAACGATCAACTCATCCGGCACGGCGATGCGCAGCTTCTGCGCCGACTGCGGGACCGGGTTGTTCTACCGGAATGCGGCGGTTCTTCCTGGAATCGTCGACGTACAGTCGGCAACACTGGACGATCCCGAAGCGCTGCCGCCAACCGTGCAGGTTCAGACCGCCGAACGGCTCGACTGGATGCAGCACGTTCATGAGCTTCCTGGGTTCGAGAGATTTCCGTCTTGA